One Cyprinus carpio isolate SPL01 chromosome B25, ASM1834038v1, whole genome shotgun sequence genomic region harbors:
- the LOC109075969 gene encoding iron-responsive element-binding protein 2-like — MALGSPQHEHPFGHLIDTLRSEQYEERRYFNPQKLSDVRYENLPFCMRVLLESAIRKCDGFYIKTDDVSSILDWQMQQNQAEVAFSPARVLLQDFTGIPAMVDLAAMRDALAKQGVDPNLVNPRCHTDLIVDHSLQIDYSKCAIQSPPTPTDESHGAAVRSPAGRPSPRGSSSGGHCAGQRPGHRGGCSKASCSDAPSGRSAAVQIENTPLLCPFHLQPVSEPETMIRNQEMELIRNKERLQFFKWCSKAFKNINVVPPDINTVHQVNLEYLCQVVQEGEGFIYPDSVVGTDSHTTMINGLGILGWGVGGIESEAVMLGQPVSLTLPQVVGCKLVGTINPLATSIDIVLGITKHLRQAGIGGKFVEFFGPGVQQLSAPDRTTIANMCPEYNATVSFFPVDDITLQHFKHTICSEEKLVVLEDYLKAIKLFKSYGDQSEDPQYSEVIEMNLSSIVPHVSGPKRPQDRVAVTCMKEDFINCLNEKVGFKGFHVSKEKQATQVPFLHEGAEYNLAHGSVVIAAVISCTNNCNPSVMLAAGLLAKKAVEAGLTVKPYIRTSLVPGSGTVTHYLNTTGVLPYLRKLGFEVVGYGCATCVGNTAPLPESVVDAIKQGDLVACGVLSGNRHLEGRLCDCVRANYLASPPLVVAYAIAGTVSINLETEPLGVNSEGKDVYLRDIWPSKEEVNHTEENIVIASMFKELRSRMEKGSTFWNRIESAESALFPWDPKSTYIRCPAFFSKLSKEVCAPQSIEGAYPLLFLGDKVTTDHISPAGSIARVSAAARYLQSKRLTPREFNSYGARRGNDAVMTRGTFASIKLQNRLIGKTGPKTLHIPSGQTLDVFEAAERYQRDGVPLIILAGKEYGSGSSRDWAAKGPYLMGVRAVIAESFEKIHRNHLVGMGIAPLQFLPGQNADSLELCGKERFTINIPQELMPRQQLTVQTSTGKSFSVMALFENDMDVAFFRHGGILKYVARSLLL, encoded by the exons ATGGCGCTCGGTTCACCTCAACACG AACATCCATTCGGCCATTTGATCGACACTCTGCGGAGCGAACAATATGAAGAGCGGCGATATTTCAACCCACAGAAGCTGAGTGATGTCAGATACG AGAACCTGCCGTTCTGTATGCGGGTTCTCCTGGAGTCCGCCATCCGGAAGTGTGACGGGTTCTACATAAAGACGGACGATGTCTCCAGTATTTTGGATTGGCAGATGCAGCAGAACCAGGCCGAGGTTGCATTCTCGCCCGCCAGGGTTCTGCTACAGGATTTTAC GGGAATTCCTGCTATGGTGGATCTGGCAGCCATGAGAGATGCTTTAGCTAAACAGGGGGTCGATCCGAACCTGGTGAACCCCAGATGCCACACAGACCTCATCGTAGATCATTCTCTGCAGATCGACTACAGCAAATG TGCCATCCAGAGCCCTCCAACCCCCACGGATGAGAGTCACGGTGCCGCTGTCAGATCTCCTGCCGGCCGACCATCTCCACGAGGAAGCAGCAGCGGCGGTCACTGTGCAGGTCAACGACCGGGTCATCGGGGCGGCTGCAGTAAAGCCTCCTGCTCCGACGCTCCCAGTGGCAGAAGCGCAGCAGTACAGATAGAGAACACACCCCTCCTGTGCCCCTTCCACCTGCAGCCCGTGTCAGA GCCTGAAACGATGATCAGAAACCAAGAGATGGAGCTAATCAGAAACAAAGAGAGGCTACAGTTCTTTAAG TGGTGTTCAAAAGCCTTTAAAAACATCAACGTAGTTCCGCCAGACATCAACACAGTGCATCAGGTGAATCTAGAGTACCTGTGTCAGGTGGTACAGGAAGGGGAGGGGTTTATTTATCCTGACAGTGTGGTGGGAACGGACTCCCACACCACCATGATCAACGGCCTTGGGATCCTAGGCTGGG GAGTTGGAGGCATTGAATCAGAGGCGGTCATGTTAGGTCAGCCAGTGTCTTTGACTCTGCCGCAGGTCGTCGGCTGTAAACTCGTAGGGACCATCAATCCTCTTGCCACATCCATTGATATCGTACTGGGCATTACTAAG CATCTGCGTCAGGCAGGAATCGGCGGGAAGTTTGTGGAGTTCTTTGGGCCTGGTGTACAGCAGCTCTCGGCTCCCGATCGGACCACCATCGCTAACATGTGCCCCGAGTACAACGCCACTGTGAGCTTCTTTCCTGTGGATGACATCACCCTTCAGCACTTTAAACACACCA TTTGCAGTGAGGAGAAGCTTGTGGTTTTAGAAGATTATCTGAAGGCTATCAAACTCTTTAAAAGCTACGGCGACCAATCAGAAGATCCACAGTATTCAGAG GTCATCGAGATGAACTTGAGCTCAATTGTGCCTCATGTCAGTGGACCCAAACGGCCACAGGACAGAGTTGCTGTGACATGCATGAAGGAAGACTTTATCAACTGCCTGAATGAGAAG GTGGGTTTTAAGGGCTTCCACGTATCCAAAGAGAAGCAGGCAACTCAGGTCCCCTTCCTGCACGAGGGAGCAGAGTACAACCTGGCGCACGGATCTGTTGTCATCGCTGCTGTCATCAGCTGCACCAACAACTGCAACCCGTCCGTCATGCTGGCCGCAG GTCTGCTAGCGAAGAAAGCCGTCGAGGCTGGTCTAACAGTAAAACCGTACATCAGGACCAGTCTGGTGCCTGGCAGTGGAACCGTCACACATTACCTGAACACCACTGGAGTCCTGCCCTACCTCAGGAAACTCGG GTTCGAGGTGGTGGGTTATGGATGTGCCACTTGTGTGGGCAATACAGCACCTTTACCTGAGAGTGTGGTGGATGCCATTAAACAG GGTGATTTGGTGGCATGTGGCGTGCTGTCTGGAAACAGGCATTTAGAAGGACGCCTGTGTGACTGCGTTCGGGCGAATTATTTGGCTTCACCTCCACTGGTGGTGGCGTATGCGATCGCAGGCACAGTCAGCATCAACCTGGAGACAGAACCGCTGGGGGTGAACTCAGAGGGGAAGGACGTGTATCTGCGGGATATCTGGCCATCCAAAGAGGAGGTGAACCACACGGAGGAGAACATCGTCATCGCCTCCATGTTCAAAGAGCTGAGGAGCCGGATGGAG AAAGGAAGTACGTTCTGGAACAGAATAGAGTCTGCCGAGTCTGCCCTCTTCCCGTGGGATCCCAAATCCACCTACATTCGATGTCCGGCCTTCTTCAGCAAACTG TCTAAAGAGGTGTGTGCTCCTCAGTCCATTGAGGGCGCGTACCCACTCCTCTTTCTGGGTGATAAAGTAACAACCGATCACATTTCTCCAGCGGGAAGCATCGCAAGAGTCAGCGCTGCCGCCAGATACCTTCAGAGCAAACG TTTGACTCCTCGTGAATTCAATTCCTATGGTGCACGGAGAGGAAACGATGCTGTAATGACTCGAGGAACATTTGCCAGCATTAAGCTTCAAAACCGCCTCATCGGGAAGACCGGACCCAAAACACTGCACATTCCATCAGGACAGACG CTGGATGTGTTTGAAGCTGCTGAACGCTATCAGAGAGATGGAGTTCCCCTCATCATACTTGCAGGAAAAGAGTACGGCTCCGGCAGCTCACGCGACTGGGCCGCCAAAGGACCTTATTTAATG GGTGTCCGTGCGGTGATAGCTGAGAGCTTTGAGAAGATTCATAGGAATCATTTGGTGGGGATGGGAATCGCTCCGCTGCAGTTCCTGCCAGGACAGAATGCTGACTCGCTGGAGCTGTGTGGAAAAGAGCGATTCACCATCAACATCCCACAGGAGCTCATGCCCAGACAACAGCTAACAGTACAG ACGAGCACAGGGAAGAGTTTCAGTGTCATGGCTCTTTTCGAGAACGACATGGATGTGGCGTTTTTCAGACACGGGGGCATCCTGAAGTACGTAGCTCGTTCTCTGCTGCTGTAG
- the LOC109064607 gene encoding solute carrier family 25 member 44-like isoform X1, whose product MMQQKRNIQIIEWEDLDKRKFYSLGVFMTMTTRAAVYPFTLIRTRLQVQKGKSLYNGTFDAFWKILKGEGARGLYRGFMVNTFTLISGQAYVTTYELVRKYVSCYSSNNTVKSLVAGGAASLVAQSITVPIDVVSQQLMVQGQGCQLTRFKLKPKMVTFGQTRDIVVQIFHADGFRGFYRGYVASLLTYIPNSAIWWPFYHFYAEQLSRLAPVDCPHLLLQAVAGPMAAATASTLTNPMDVVRARVQVEGRSSVVETFKQLLAEEGVWGLTKGLSARIISSTPTSIMIVIGYETLKRLSLRPELVNSRHW is encoded by the exons ATGATGCAACAGAAGCGCAACATTCAGATCATCGAATGGGAGGATCTGGACAAGAGGAAGTTCTACTCTCTGGGCGTCTTCATGACCATGACCACACGGGCCGCTGTCTACCCCTTCACCCTGATCCGCACCAGACTGCAGGTCCAGAAGGGGAAGTCGCTCTATAACGGCACCTTCGACGCCTTCTGGAAGATCCTGAAGGGCGAGGGGGCGCGTGGGCTTTACCGAGGGTTCATGGTCAACACGTTCACGCTGATCTCAGGTCAGGCCTATGTCACTACCTACGAGCTGGTGAGGAAATACGTGTCCTGTTACTCGTCCAATAACACGGTCAAGTCTCTGGTGGCGGGCGGCGCGGCCTCGCTTGTGGCCCAGAGCATCACGGTGCCCATCGACGTGGTGTCCCAGCAGCTGATGGTGCAGGGTCAGGGGTGTCAGCTCACACGCTTCAAACTCAAGCCCAAGATGGTGACGTTTGGCCAGACCAGAGACATTGTGGTGCAGATTTTTCACGCGGATGGATTTCGGGGCTTTTATCGTGGATATGTGGCGTCGCTCCTCACCTACATACCCAACAGCGCCATCTGGTGGCCGTTTTATCACTTTTATGCAG aGCAGCTGTCCAGACTGGCTCCAGTGGACTGTCCGCACCTCCTCCTGCAGGCCGTGGCCGGACCGATGGCTGCAGCTACAGCCTCCACCCTCACCAACCCCATGGACGTGGTCCGAGCCCGAGTACAG gtcgAAGGTCGTTCGTCTGTGGTGGAGACGTTTAAGCAGCTCCTGGCTGAAGAGGGCGTGTGGGGTCTCACCAAGGGTCTGTCTGCACGCATCATTTCCTCCACGCCCACGTCGATCATGATCGTCATCGGGTACGAGACACTAAAGAGACTCAGTCTGCGGCCCGAACTGGTGAACAGCAGACACTGGTGA
- the LOC109075985 gene encoding proteasome subunit alpha type-4, with the protein MSRRYDSRTTIFSPEGRLYQVEYAMEAIGHAGTCLGILAKDGVLLAAERRNIHKLLDEVFFSEKIYKLNEDMACSVAGITSDANVLTNELRLIAQRYLLQYQEPIPCEQLVTALCDIKQAYTQFGGKRPFGVSLLYMGWDKHYGFQLYQSDPSGNYGGWKATCIGNNSAAAVSMLKQDYKEGEMTLSSALALAVKVLNKTMDVSKLSAEKVEIATLTRENGKTRIKVLKQKEVEELIKKHEAEEAKAEKDKKEKEQKEKDK; encoded by the exons ATG TCTCGGAGATATGACTCAAGGACGACTATTTTCTCTCCGGAGG GCCGTCTGTATCAGGTAGAATATGCCATGGAGGCCATCGGTCACGCTGGCACCTGTCTGGGCATCCTGGCCAAAGACGGCGTGCTGCTGGCGGCAGAGAGGAGGAACATCCACAAGCTCCTGGACGAGGTGTTCTTCTCTGAGAAGATTTACAAACTCAATGA AGACATGGCATGCAGTGTAGCGGGAATTACATCAGATGCCAACGTCCTCACAAACGAGCTGAGACTCATCGCACAGAG GTACCTGCTGCAGTATCAGGAGCCCATTCCCTGCGAGCAGCTGGTTACTGCGCTGTGTGACATCAAACAGGCGTACACACAGTTTGGAG GTAAAAGGCCCTTTGGTGTGTCTCTGCTGTACATGGGATGGGACAAACACTACGGCTTCCAGCTCTATCAGAGTGACCCCAGCGGGAACTACGGAGGCTGGAAAGCCACGTGTATCGGCAACAACAGCGCA gcTGCTGTGTCAATGCTGAAGCAGGACTATAAAGAGGGAGAGATGACTCTGTCGTCTGCCCTCGCTCTCGCCGTCAAAGTGCTGAACAAAACCATGGACGTCAGCAAGCTCTCAGCAGAGAAAG TGGAGATCGCCACACTGACACGAGAGAACGGCAAGACCAGAATCAAAGTCCTCAAGCAGAAGGAAGTGGAAGAACTGATCAAGAAACACGAAGCAGAAGAGGCCAAAGCAGAGAAagacaagaaagagaaagaacagaaggagaaagacaaataa
- the LOC109050550 gene encoding WD repeat-containing protein 61 has product MSTQYSILFKQEHAHEDAIWTAAWGRSEKDGSETIVTGSLDDLVKVWKWSDEKLELQWTLEGHQLGVVSVDISQNGAIAASSSLDAHIRLWDLETGKQIKSMDAGPVDAWTVAFSPDSRYIATGSHLGKVNIFGVESGKKEHSLDTRGKFILSIAYSPDGKYLASGAIDGIINIFDIATGKLLHTLEGHAMPIRSLTFSPDSQLLVTASDDGYIKIYDVQHANLAGTLSGHASWVLNVAFSPDDTHFVSSSSDKSVKVWDTSSRSCVNTFFDHQDQVWSVKYNPTGSKIVSAGDDRAIHIYDCPM; this is encoded by the exons ATGAGCACACAG TACAGTATACTATTCAAGCAGGAGCATG CTCATGAAGACGCCATCTGGACGGCGGCATGGGGTCGCAGCGAGAAGGACGGGTCAGAAACCATCGTGACCGGATCTTTGGACGATCTGGTGAAAGTGTGGAAATG GTCGGATGAGAAGCTGGAGCTGCAGTGGACGCTGGAGGGTCACCAGCTGGGCGTGGTGTCAGTGGACATCAGTCAGAATGGAGCGATCGCCGCCTCCAGCTCTCTAGACGCTCACATTCGGCTCTGGGATCTGGAGACGGGCAAACAGATCAAGTCCATGGACGCAGGCCCTG TTGATGCCTGGACGGTCGCCTTTTCTCCCGACTCCAGATACATCGCCACTGGCAGCCATCTAGGGAAGGTCAACATCTTCGGCGTGGAAAGTGGGAAAAAGGAGCACTCGCTGGACACCAGAGGAAAATTCATTCTGAGTATCGCCTAT agtcCAGATGGAAAGTACTTAGCCAGCGGTGCTATAGATGGAATCATTAATATCTTTGATATTGCGACTGGGAAACTCCTGCACACGCTGGAAG ggcATGCGATGCCTATCAGGTCTCTGACTTTCTCCCCAGACTCTCAGCTGCTGGTAACCGCATCAGATGACGGCTACATCAAGATTTATGACGT GCAGCACGCTAACCTGGCCGGCACTCTCAGCGGTCACGCATCCTGGGTGCTAAATGTGGCCTTTTCACCTGACGACACACACTTTGTGTCCAG TTCGTCTGATAAGAGTGTAAAAGTGTGGGACACGAGCAGCAGATCATGTGTGAACACATTCTTTGATCATCAAGACCAG GTTTGGAGTGTGAAGTACAACCCCACAGGGTCTAAAATCGTGTCTGCGGGCGATGACAGAGCCATCCATATTTACGACTGTCCCATGTGA
- the LOC109064607 gene encoding solute carrier family 25 member 44-like isoform X2, whose amino-acid sequence MMQQKRNIQIIEWEDLDKRKFYSLGVFMTMTTRAAVYPFTLIRTRLQVQKGKSLYNGTFDAFWKILKGEGARGLYRGFMVNTFTLISGQAYVTTYELVRKYVSCYSSNNTVKSLVAGGAASLVAQSITVPIDVVSQQLMVQGQGCQLTRFKLKPKMVTFGQTRDIVVQIFHADGFRGFYRGYVASLLTYIPNSAIWWPFYHFYAAVQTGSSGLSAPPPAGRGRTDGCSYSLHPHQPHGRGPSPSTGRRSFVCGGDV is encoded by the exons ATGATGCAACAGAAGCGCAACATTCAGATCATCGAATGGGAGGATCTGGACAAGAGGAAGTTCTACTCTCTGGGCGTCTTCATGACCATGACCACACGGGCCGCTGTCTACCCCTTCACCCTGATCCGCACCAGACTGCAGGTCCAGAAGGGGAAGTCGCTCTATAACGGCACCTTCGACGCCTTCTGGAAGATCCTGAAGGGCGAGGGGGCGCGTGGGCTTTACCGAGGGTTCATGGTCAACACGTTCACGCTGATCTCAGGTCAGGCCTATGTCACTACCTACGAGCTGGTGAGGAAATACGTGTCCTGTTACTCGTCCAATAACACGGTCAAGTCTCTGGTGGCGGGCGGCGCGGCCTCGCTTGTGGCCCAGAGCATCACGGTGCCCATCGACGTGGTGTCCCAGCAGCTGATGGTGCAGGGTCAGGGGTGTCAGCTCACACGCTTCAAACTCAAGCCCAAGATGGTGACGTTTGGCCAGACCAGAGACATTGTGGTGCAGATTTTTCACGCGGATGGATTTCGGGGCTTTTATCGTGGATATGTGGCGTCGCTCCTCACCTACATACCCAACAGCGCCATCTGGTGGCCGTTTTATCACTTTTATGCAG CTGTCCAGACTGGCTCCAGTGGACTGTCCGCACCTCCTCCTGCAGGCCGTGGCCGGACCGATGGCTGCAGCTACAGCCTCCACCCTCACCAACCCCATGGACGTGGTCCGAGCCCGAGTACAG gtcgAAGGTCGTTCGTCTGTGGTGGAGACGTTTAA